The DNA region TGATTTTTTTCCCTGCCAAACATCATTCTAACAGCATGTAAACTAGGAAGTATTAAAGAAACATTCTGAGCAGTAAATACTTTATTCAGGACTATATGTGTTAAGACCATCACCCAATAAGGGAAATAAATCGGGCCCAACTAACACAGCAAAGACAGCTGAGGTTTAATAGTCAATGAGCAGTGAtgggtcagtggatggaaaactACTAAGTGGAGACATCAAGGGTAAGGTGATTTTTGCCAGACAGGCCAGGTTGGTGATCATCAGTTATTGAGGGTGGGATTCTCTCTAAACTGATTTAGCAGGATTTTTACTAAAACTGGACTAGTCAAAAAGAAGGCTCAGAGGAGCCTCTCTAAAATTTGGTCAAGGAGAGTCTTCCAGAAGCTGGGCACAGTCCCTGTGCACACAGTTTACCACCTACATTTCTAAGGTAGGAATTACCCTGAAGTATTGCATAACAAAAACTAAGTAAGTATATAGCATTAGCTTACCATTATCATGACAACCAGGTGGGGATATATTTTGGCACCTACTAAGCTGATAGCTCTAGTTGGAAAAAGCCAGAATGTTAAATTTACTGGCTATTCCTTGATGCTTTTAGCAAGCTATCAAAAAAATTGACATTTTGAAGCAGAGGTGGAAGGGAATAGACAAAAGTTCAGATACAAGGAACCCCACAAATTTAAGCCAATTGTTTCTAAAGTTTGAATAACAGCaaagtttcaaaattattttgaggtGTAGATTAGGGGGAAGCCCATGAAGACTCTTCTACCAATTGTTAAGTCAAGCAAAGGAACCCAGCTTTGCAGTGATAATATGCATGTAACATTCCCAGTGCAATCTTATTTTCAGTTGATCTCAAGATAGACTCCATTAAAGAGAGGCAAAAATAATGCATACTTTGAGAATTTGGTCAACAGCTTGGCTGTGATTCTTTGGTATATGGAATCAGAAGCATATTGATAAAAAGGCTTAAGtttttgaaagaattattttccaaagaaaatgagCTTGGCCTTAAAATGACAGGCACCAAGTTCACACCAGCAGGAAGTGGACTGTCTTCACAATTCTCATGGAGTGAACACCCAACCTCTACTTCCTAGGTAGCCATGGGAGAAAATGGATGAGGAATAACTTTCCAGAGGGGAAACCATAGAGTTCAATGAATACAAGGGAGTCCCCTGCAGAGATAAGAATCATAGTCTAATCAAGGAACTTCTCCACTAGGGACAAAATCTTCATACATCTTCAGGGAGCATTCCACAATTTTTGCATGTTTCCCTTTATTCCATTTTCCAAATTGAGACTTTTTATTTGTCCATCCTGTCCCCACTACATTACAAATGGACAGTGGAAAGGGTGACAGCAAATAATCTGCCTATCAGTTTAGAGGTTGTCAGAATATTAGAAGCTACATCTAAACGGATGGACCTTTAATAAAGATCCTAGATTGTGAGCTGAATCAGCAACTGGATGAAGAGGGATTATGTTCTATGTAAGGGAAGATAGTAGCACAGGAATAGCTTGGCTGAGGCTGCTAGTGGCCAGCAAGACCTTGTATTTATAGCTGGAATACGGCTTCCCAACTAGGGACTACTTTTCTCAGCTCCTCTTATATCTAGATGTAACTAAGTCTCCACATCACTGGAATATGAGAAGACATATGAGCTATTTCCAGGTGCAGCCCATAAAACCTTGCATATGTGCACTTCCACATTCTTTTTCTGCAAATTAGAACAGTAATAACTAGAGTGACTTGAAAGGCATGATTTAAAATGGCAGCACCATCCTCTACCAAAGTCCCTTAATAACTGTGTAACAAAAGCTGCTAGCATGCAATGCTGACCTTGGAACCGCTGGTTAGGAGAGAAACTTCTGTATTTATATTCTTTATCACTAGGTCTCTTGCTAAAGTAGCTTAGCCTACTCTAAAATATACAACTTCCTTCTCCCTGGAGATCTTGGATCCTTTGagtgctttgcttttgtttttttaagctaaTGTAAAATATCCTGTGATACATATACTGATAACCAGTTACAgctgtattaataaaaatattattcccCTAAATCATCAGTAACTGGGTACTTAAATAAGATACACTATTCTGTGGCACTGAACAACCCTGGATACACCACTATACCTAAATACCCCATTTACTTACGCAACTatatcaaaacacacacaaactctgAAACAGCTTTTTATTAAACAGCAAAGCAGAACTGCAACACAATTAAATGTCTGTAAATTAGGTCACAAAAGGGATgcaaaatgtttgcagttttaCTATTATATATTCATACAGCTAAAGTCATTCATCAGCTTTTACACCAATACATAAGATTATTCATGATTAAAAGTAGCCCACATCTAATAACCATAAGCTGTATTAGTGGAtctcttttcctattttaagATTTTAGCATTACTTCCAGTATTGATTTCCTTACCAAATGGAACCTACaaactaaattttgaaaaattgttaaAGGATGACTAAAAGTCTTCAAGTAGCAGAGTTTACAGAAAATTCTAGAACAAGTGAGATAAAATACTGAGCAAGATAATCAGAATACATGTAAAACTCTCCCATTTTATTCACTATTCTAATACTAATACACTGTTAAGGAATTTTGCAAAAGTTGATCTGCTGCGTACGAATAAACTTAGAAACCAAAGTGTAAATGTTCTCATCCAGATGTGGCTTACATAAGGAGAGTCAAACTTAATCTACTTTCATACATATTTCCCAAAAGATCTAGTCTGtgccagagaaaacacaaatctgGAGTGAAAATATTTGAAGTTGGTTACTACTGTTTACCAAGTACTTCTCCACcccatttctatttttcctctaaattttctattttaagcaCACACATAAccagaaattatgtattttcagATAATATGAGTTACTTTGTGCAAAAAGAAGTTATTAACAACAAATACTCCCAAGTTCATTCAGTTTCAAAGAAAAACCTTCATTTTTAGCCTCCATCTATTTCCAATTTATTAAAGAGAAATCTGCATTCTTATCTTAATACTAAATATCACAAATGACAAGCCCTAGCtgtgacaggatctcattttggTTAAGTTTCAACAATTAAAATACAGGTTACTCTCAGAGATGATTAactattaaaattacttttacaaATGTGAAACCAGTTTTTTCCTTCAGGGAAGGGAAATAGGAAGGAAGAGGCAAATGGAGAAGAGGCACAAGATGGTGGACAGGGTACATAAAGCTGTGCATTCAGTACATGATTTTGGTCACTTTTTCACAACATGGTGgttattttcttgtatatcttACTAATCCTATAATAAAAGACAGTGTTAAACCTACAAATTCGATAAAACATTCATCTTTTAAGtttcataaatatatgcaattctAATTATAAAGTCTCTACAATACATTTGCACGTTTTCATAGACTAACATAATACACAAACTTATGGAAGTCTCCTGTTATTGTGTTACTTTTGTCTACATCTgacattatttcataaatattcaatGAAGCCACAAACAAAGGTACTGTAACTTTTGGAATCTATccaagttttaaagaaaaaataatcagcaGCAATTCCATAAAACAGAGGGGTGTCAATCCCttactttcttttgctttttgtgtcAGTTGTTTGAAAAACACTAGAAGCTGACATGAGGTTTTCTATATATTGTCCAAGAACTTGGTTTTCTGATTTTAGCTTCAGATTTTCTTCCTTAACTGCATCTACTCTTGCAGACAgatctatataaaaaataaaaatgtccgtTATCAATAAAACAGTAACAATGATTCCGTATTTCAAAATTCTTAAGATTCATTCCTAAAAGAGCTAACACAATCCTTAAATTTTAAGAattcattttttagagacagcaaGGTAAACAAAGTAAACTGAGTGCAAATTAGTAGACAAATTCCTAAAAAGGTATTTCACATTAGACTAAATGTTATTCTTTGTAAACAGCATTAACAGTGAAGtagttaactttaatttttttaaaaagactttgtttttaaaatgtgaattctgGTTCAAGTCAACATAAAATCATAACATCTTTACTAGAAATGTTTAAGATATACTTTAGGTTAACACAATTGAATTCATATACTGGATACAGGCAGTCAGTTTCCAAGCAACTGATCATTTTGTATTGTAACATTATCAAGAAATTCAACATATACAGTTCCTAATGATCACATAAGAAGTTAATtccagctgggcagggtggctcacgcctgtaatcccagcacttagggaggccaaagcaggcagatcacctgaagtcaggagttcaagaccagcctggcaaacgtaATGAAACcacggctctactaaaaatacaaaaattagccaggcgtggtggcaggcgcctgtaatctgagctactagggaggctgagacaggagaatcacttgaacctgggagacggaggttgtggggagctgagatcatgcactgcactctAACTtaggcaacaggagtgaaactccaactcaaaaaaaaaaaaagaaaaaagaaagctaatagGGAAGTTATAGGTGACTTTTATTAATGCTATAAAATGGCAAGTCAGTGGCAGGTTCTGAGTGACATTATCTGCTCACCGTGGCACCAAAAACACAACCTCTCAATTTCATTAAAACTCAAAAGATGTTTCACTGTTAGTATACATTTTATGCAAgacttagaaaatgaaaaaattcagaTGAATTCCTTCTAAATCTCCAAGGCTAATACACTGTTTGTACCTTAAAATAAGCTATAATAAAGTGGACTTAATAACACATTTAAAGCCTAATTTATGTTAGGCTTTAAAGAGGAAAGCATAAGAACACTATCTGACTTGAGTGAAGTGTATCTGCTATTTAAACTACCAAACcaggaagagaaacaaaaatatatatatactgaaattAACTTTGaagttcattcttttaaaaattatacatccTAACCATCAAAATTTAGTAATATAAATGCTTACAATTTCAATTAATTGGATGTCAttcaaataaactataaaatgcaAGCTAACCTTCAAGTGTGTGTTGGAGTTCCAACACTTGATTAATAAGTCTTGTTTTTTCCTCCAGTTCCACCTGATTTTCAGCATCAACTGCTGTAATATAAAGGTTCAAATTTACTATTAATTGACATTAGGTATTATTTGTGTAGTGTAGCACTTAAAAATCtgcaaaatgttttatattcattCTTACTTGACTTATACACAGCCCTGTGGAATAAAATGTTGTATCCCCAAACTGCAGATAAGGACATGAaggtaaaaaagataaaaataacctGCCAGCCAACCTCTCACAGTTAAGGAATGGAAGCTGGTTTGGTTGGTCCTTTCTAAAACTAGAtgatatataaataagtaaattaaccAAGATCAAAACCTTCTAAATATTGTTTCTCTGCCCTTTCCATTGCTTAATAAAGCAAAAGCATCCACAAAACCAGgaacatacaaaaaagaaaatgaagaacataCCATCCATGTCAGCATTCATCATCTTGGGTAACAAACTTTTGGGCCTTCGATAAAAAATCCTTGCTGAATGGTctacaataagaaaaatgtattaatatagatacataccacaataaaatataagCCTGTTGTTCAAAGGAAGATGATTTTGTTAAATATGACATAGTAGAACTTTTCATATGTTTTACTGTTTCTAAGAATAAAGTAAATGCCTAATGGGTAAACAAGCAAAGGATATAAATAAtttgaatgagagaaaatgttgaGCTTCTTGATAatcaaaaaacacataaaattaaattccaCTGTACaattaataaattatgttttaaagggGACAATGATCAGTACTAGCAAAGAGTTAcggaaaaacaaatacacaaacattGGACACaacttttaaatatgtcatttttttggaaagcagtatggtaAGATTCATAAAagcatttaaatcttttttaactAAGTATTTGCCTCTTGGAAATTTAGGCTAAGGACAATTATGCAAAGAAAGAgttatatacataaaaatcaccTCAATCTTATTTATAACCAAGTCAATCAGAAACAATGTAACTGCCCATTCAGAGTCGGGTAAATTACagctgtgattttgtttttaagaacactttttattttggaaatggggatcttgctgtgttgcccagtctgtattcaaactcctggactcaagcaatcctcccttcttaCCCTCCTCAGTATAGTTATAATTTCTAATGGAGTGGCTACTGAAAATAACTATGATGATAATAgaacataaaataatgtatataaaattgtatattcacttatgtaaattatgtaaaatatacataatatgcataaacatgaaaatgaaaaaatgttctgATATTATGGATGATGGTATCGATGAAgataaaattttttcaaatattcttcatCATAAAGTATTGCTTTACATATActgtttaatttttacaaataaaattcaaaagcaaaaaccttacactaaattaactccagatggattaaagattgaaatgtaaaacctaacaccataaaaaccctagaagaaaatgtaggcaaaaccatccaggacataggcataggcaaagacttcatgactaaaacactaaaagcaatggcaacaaaagccaagacagataaatgggatctaattaaaattcagagcttctgtatagcaaaggaaACCACCATTAAAGCAaactggcaactaacagaatgggaaaacatttttgcaatctacccatctgacaaagggttaatatccagaatctacgaaaaactaaaacagatatacaagaaaaaaacaaccccattcaaaagtgggcaaaggatataaacagacacttttcaaaagaagacatataggaggccaacaaacatgaaaaaatactcatcatcactggtcattagagaaatgcaaatcaaaactacattgagatatcatctcacaccagttagaatggtgatcattaaaaaatctggagatgacatatgctgaaaaggatgtggagaaataggaacactcctacacagttggtgggggtgtaaattagttcaaccattgtggaagacagtgtggtgattcctcaaggatctagaaatgaaaattccatttgacccagcaatcccattactgggtatatacccaaagaactataaattgttctactataaagacacatgcacacgtatgttcactgcagccctgtgtacaatagcaaagacctggaaccaacccacatgcccatcaatgatagactggacaaagaaaatgtggtatatatataccatggaatactacgcagccataaaaaacgatgagttcgtgtcctttgtggggacttggatgaatctggaagccatcattctcagcaaactgacacaagaacagaaaaccaaacaccacatgttctcactcataggtgagtgttgaacaatgagaacatgtggactcagggagaggagtatcACACCCTGGGGGCAGTTgccaggggcaggggagggacagtggggggtggggaaggtgggggggtggggagggataacatggggagaaatgctggatatagtatacacctaaagtaaaaatataaataaataaataaagagaataataCAGATATtgaacaaatacattaaaaatttaaaaataaagtactgatgtcaaaaacaaaaaaaaaagaaagaaagaaagaaaaaagaatacttgaCATCTAAAACATTAAta from Callithrix jacchus isolate 240 chromosome 3, calJac240_pri, whole genome shotgun sequence includes:
- the SCOC gene encoding short coiled-coil protein isoform X6: MMNADMDDLSARVDAVKEENLKLKSENQVLGQYIENLMSASSVFQTTDTKSKRK
- the SCOC gene encoding short coiled-coil protein isoform X5 — encoded protein: MMNADMDAVDAENQVELEEKTRLINQVLELQHTLEDLSARVDAVKEENLKLKSENQVLGQYIENLMSASSVFQTTDTKSKRK
- the SCOC gene encoding short coiled-coil protein isoform X4, whose protein sequence is MDGSGKEEEEDSTFTNISLADDIDHSARIFYRRPKSLLPKMMNADMDDLSARVDAVKEENLKLKSENQVLGQYIENLMSASSVFQTTDTKSKRK
- the SCOC gene encoding short coiled-coil protein isoform X3; translated protein: MDGSGKEEEEDSTFTNISLADDIDHSARIFYRRPKSLLPKMMNADMDAVDAENQVELEEKTRLINQVLELQHTLEDLSARVDAVKEENLKLKSENQVLGQYIENLMSASSVFQTTDTKSKRK
- the SCOC gene encoding short coiled-coil protein isoform X1; the encoded protein is MSVSFCYGEGGSRSFEIGLLGGRWRLMRRRIFSSQDWRVRGRDEAGLFSRRTFCDRSGRSCRCQLVQVSPPEVSAASLSLPAPPAEDHSARIFYRRPKSLLPKMMNADMDAVDAENQVELEEKTRLINQVLELQHTLEDLSARVDAVKEENLKLKSENQVLGQYIENLMSASSVFQTTDTKSKRK